The Daucus carota subsp. sativus chromosome 9, DH1 v3.0, whole genome shotgun sequence genome window below encodes:
- the LOC108225925 gene encoding uncharacterized protein LOC108225925: protein MGKKDAGVKIHVRDKDNYFHWKMTNLDRSWISNQVQSDKISLTPEYRNGVETFLKFASENGMGEDGTMKCPCKRCRNLNWLSIDDVRFHLLAKGMLEGYTVWTSHGEERGRKRSRTSHNRYCVREPTRVEQPVDLNAMLHDFAGENSEFYNNVDTGTRNVEEVPNDSARKLYEVIVENGAPIYPGNTKYTRLSFTTKLLEFKNISHCSNKAFDSLLTLFADVLPKKHTLPQTYYEMKKIMKGLRVEYQKIDLCENDCMLFYGDDKDKVVCDICGKDRYRDVLRKDGKKIPKKILRHFPLIPRLQRLYMSKHTSDHMRWYKNRDVKDGEISHPADGEEWKNFDRRYPSFAQDIRNIRLGLATDGFNPFGPTGKKTYSVWPIVVVVYNLPPSMCMKKPYMFMTDIVLGPNSIGKDINVCLRPLIDELKILWNTGIETYDQSSKQNFTMRAALMWTISDYPAMSMISGCFYGTNRIFLEPNDPLRRKSNLFDNAERRLFRGRLSGEGVKELLDGLVFPPPGKTNAKARSIGYGEEHHWTHVPIFYELPYWSSHNLRYSIDIMHTEKNVFENIFFTIVNAKKSKDHKKARADCKHFGVLPHLWIDENGKSPKAPFSITRKQRKLLCQWISSLKLPDGYSSNISRCCNVEECTFYGFKSHDCHIFLQKLLPLAIRELLPAPIADAITAIANFFQDLCSSTVTKTDLEIMEKSVVKALCLLETIFPQSWFDSMEHLVVHLAEEIRLAGPAYWHWMYPIERLLGKLKQKVGNKARVEGSIAERYMEEEIVNICSFYFASDSIHNKLSRNEVLFDVQKTDKLEVFKYPCESLGKERSRYLNDDEQSLADEYVLLNSPEVQPYLRRYQDRVMRQRPQTTPQQLDRIVKTRFKDWFKKKVEKDEIDGPRFMDLLEGPALKVMTFESCQVNGYKFSTSSASGSGVVVKGTLHENNLDYYDDDDEEDELRDDENEDDDDDDEHNEEEEDDDEDDDDHEDDDEDDDGFDDFQ, encoded by the exons atgggaaagaaggatgctggagtgaagattcatgTTCGTGACAAGGACAattactttcactggaaa atgacaaacttggatcgaagttggattagTAATCAAGTGCAAAGTGATAAAATTTCCTTAACTCCGGAATATAGGAATGGTgtagaaacttttttaaaatttgcaagtgAAAATGGAATGGGAGAAGATGGTACAATGAAGTGTCCTTGTAAACGTTGTAGGAATTTGAATTGGTTAAGTATCGATGATGTTAGATTCCATTTACTTGCTAAGGGGATGCTTGAGGGTTATACCGTTTGGACATCacatggtgaagaaagaggaagaaaacgTAGTCGAACATCGCATAATCGTTATTGTGTTCGGGAACCTACGAGGGTAGAACAACCGGTAGATTTGAATGCGATGCTACATGATTTTGCCGGTGAAAATTCCGAATTTTATAACAACGTGGATACGGGAACTAGGAATGTAGAAGAAGTTCCAAATGATAGTGCAAGAAAATTGTATGAGGTGATTGTTGAAAATGGAGCACCTATTTATCCCGGTAATACGAAGTATACAAGATTAAGCTTTACCACAAAATTGTTAGAATTCAAGAATATCTCACATTGTAGTAATAAGGCTTTTGATAGTTTGCTTACACTTTTTGCGGATGTATTACCAAAAAAACACACGTTGCCCCAAACTTATTATGAAATGAAGAAGATAATGAAGGGTTTGAGGGTTGAATATCAAAAGATTGATTTAtgtgagaatgattgtatgttattttatggagatgacaaggataaagttgtgtgtgatatatgtgGTAAAGATCGTTATCGGGATGTTTTGAGGAAAGATggtaaaaaaataccaaaaaaaatattgagacatTTTCCTTTGATTCCTCGACTACAACGCTTGTATATGTCAAAACATACATCCGACCATATGAGATGGTACAAGAATCGAGATGTCAAAGATGGAGAAATTAGTCATCCCGCGGACGGAGAAGAGTGGAAAAATTTTGATCGTCGATATCCATCATTTGCTCAAGATATTCGTAATATAAGGCTTGGCCTTGCAACCGACGGTTTCAACCCATTTGGCCCTACCGGGAAAAAAACATATAGTGTGTGGCCCATAGTAGTAGTTGTCTATAATCTTCCGCCATCAATGTGTATGAAAAAACCCTATATGTTTATGACCGATATAGTGTTGGGTCCGAATAGCATTGGTAAAGATATTAACGTTTGTCTAAGGCCtctcattgatgaattgaagatATTGTGGAATACGGGAATTGAAACATATGATCAATCttcgaaacaaaattttacaatgaGAGCGGCTCTTATGTGGACAATTAGTGATTATCCCGCTATGAGTATGATAAGTGGATG TTTCTATGGCACGAACCGAATATTCCTTGAACCAAATGATCCATTACGTCGGAaaagtaatttgtttgataatgcGGAAAGAAGATTGTTTCGTGGTCGTTTGTCCGGGGAGGGTGTAAAGGAGTTGCTTGACGGTTTAGTTTTTCCACCACCCGGAAAGACTAATGCAAAGGCGAGGAGTATCGGATATGGGGAAGAGCATCATTGGACTCATGTTCCAATTTTTTATGAACTCCCTTATTGGTCTTCACATAATTtacgatattcaattgatatcaTGCATACGGAAAAAAATGTGTTCGAGAACATATTTTTTACTATTGTGAATGCGAAAAAGTCAAAGGATCACAAAAAAGCAAGAGCGGATTGCAAGCACTTTGGTGTGTTACCTCATTTGTGGATCGATGAAAATGGCAAGTCACCCAAAGCACCTTTTTCCATTACAAGAAAGCAACGTAAACTTTTGTGCCAATGGATTAGTTCACTGAAACTTCCAGACGGTTATTCCTCAAATATATCTCGTTGTTGTAATGTTGAGGAGTGTACATTTTATGGATTCAAATCGcatgattgtcatatatttcttcaaaaattattgcCTCTTGCAATTCGTGAGCTTTTACCGGCGCCTATTGCGGATGCCATCACGGCAATTGcgaatttttttcaagatttatgCTCATCCACGGTTACAAAAACCGATTTGGAAATAATGGAAAAATCGGTTGTAAAGGCATTGTGtttgttggaaacaatttttcctcaaaGTTGGTTTGATTCGATGGAACACTTGGTTGTGCATTTGGCGGAGGAAATAAGACTTGCTGGACCTGCTTACTGGCATTGGATGTATCCAATTGAGCGTTTATTGGGGAAACTAAAACAAAAGGTCGGTAATAAAGCAAGAGTTGAGGGTTCGATTGCCGAACGATATATGGAGGAGGAGATTGTCAATATTTGTTCTTTTTACTTTGCATCCGACTCGATTCACAATAAATTAAGTCGTAACGAAGTTTTGTTTGATGTACAAAAGACCGATAAATTAGAAGTTTTTAAATATCCATGTGAATCTCTTGGAAAAGAACGAAGTCGATATTTGAATGATGATGAGCAATCATTAGCCGATGAATATGTTCTTCTAAACTCTCCTGAAGTTCAACCTTATCTAAG GAGGTACCAAGATCGAGTTATGAGACAACGTCCTCAGACAACGCCTCAACAATTAGATCGTATTGTGAAAACTCGATTCAAAGATTGGTTTAagaaaaaggttgagaaagacgAGATAGACGGACCTCGTTTCATGGACTTGCTAGAAGGACCGGCATTAAAGGTCATGACTTTTGAATCTTGTCAAGTTAatggatataaattttcaacatcATCCGCATCCGGTTCCGGTGTTGTAGTTAAGGGAACTTTGCATGAAAATAATCTTGATTATTATG atgatgatgatgaagaagacgaattgcgagatgatgaaaatgaagatgatgatgatgatgatgagcacaatgaagaagaggaagatgatgatgaagatgatgatgatcatgaagatgatgatgaagatgatgacggTTTTGATGACTTTCAATGA
- the LOC108201311 gene encoding agamous-like MADS-box protein AGL62, producing MATKSKGRQKIVMAKMSKESNLRVTFSKRRSGLFKKASELSTMCGVEIAIVVFSPRKRVFSFGHPNVEQIFDKFLDAQNPSPTNSTSLQLVQALRSARARLLNTQLSKLLNHLEEQKQQGKEL from the coding sequence ATGGCAACAAAGAGCAAGGGTCGCCAAAAGATTGTTATGGCGAAAATGAGCAAGGAAAGTAATCTCAGGGTTACATTCTCCAAGAGGCGTTCTGGGTTATTCAAAAAAGCTAGTGAGCTTAGCACCATGTGTGGTGTAGAGATTGCAATCGTGGTCTTCTCTCCTCGGAAAAGAGTGTTCTCATTTGGACATCCAAATGTGGAACAAATCTTTGATAAGTTCCTCGATGCTCAGAACCCTAGTCCAACCAATTCGACTAGCCTTCAACTTGTACAGGCTCTTCGCAGTGCAAGGGCTCGTCTACTGAACACCCAACTCTCTAAGTTGCTTAACCATTTGGAGGAGCAAAAGCAACAAGGGAAGGAGCTCTGA